A region of Eubacterium sp. 1001713B170207_170306_E7 DNA encodes the following proteins:
- a CDS encoding DUF2922 domain-containing protein translates to MPTTSKDLTIIFQRADGKEHKITIPDYKEGITDAEVKAGAQAIVDQGAFEPDGFALTQVVAAVRVDTTKTDVAVE, encoded by the coding sequence ATGCCAACAACCAGCAAAGACTTAACCATTATCTTTCAGCGCGCGGACGGAAAAGAGCACAAAATCACCATTCCCGACTACAAGGAGGGCATCACCGACGCCGAGGTCAAAGCCGGCGCCCAGGCCATCGTGGACCAGGGCGCCTTTGAGCCCGACGGCTTCGCCCTGACCCAGGTCGTGGCCGCCGTACGGGTGGACACCACCAAAACCGACGTGGCTGTGGAGTAG